From the Lolium rigidum isolate FL_2022 chromosome 2, APGP_CSIRO_Lrig_0.1, whole genome shotgun sequence genome, one window contains:
- the LOC124689330 gene encoding F-box/FBD/LRR-repeat protein At3g26920-like, whose amino-acid sequence MEKKEPAAAKPKRESHGTTPMRAQSCGRDDTDVDLISRLADDTLGTIISLLPTKDGGRTQALSRRWRHLWRSSPLNLEVHTRPQDFQRSAVAPSAVSKIISQHPGPARRLSLTSLRAGDLSERWFRSRALANLQELNIAYEHQGSASAPTGKIGHPLPLSALRSASTLLALKVSNCDFPDENAPPMTSFPLLTRLSLHHVSIPGDVFHGLLSGCLALESLTISEVRSAGALRVCAPALRSIGLQLSSVRTMTELVIEDAPCLQRLLLPYCRVDDCLTIRVIEAPKLEILGMFSADSSNLQVFKGLSPASSTNSIRTIKCLALRCSNQRLNAILDVLRWLPCLEKLYVSFLDFHLRQTDKHEYDPLHPIECLQTNLKKVVLKLYSGYEQQVDFARFFVLNAQVESRASPDAQFEFRATCFYIDYHLSKHIHDLSASDPFRQP is encoded by the exons AtggagaagaaggagccagcGGCGGCGAAGCCGAAGCGCGAATCCCATGGAACTACGCCGATGCGGGCACAGAGTTGCGGCCGCGACGACACCGACGTCGATCTCATCAGCCGTCTCGCCGATGACACCCTAGGCACCATCATCTCCCTCCTCCCCACCAAGGACGGCGGCCGCACGCAAGCCCTCTCCCGCCGATGGCGCCACCTGTGGCGCTCATCGCCCCTCAACCTCGAGGTCCACACCCGGCCCCAAGACTTCCAGCGCTCCGCCGTGGCCCCCTCCGCCGTCTCCAAGATAATCTCCCAGCACCCTGGCCCCGCCCGGCGACTCTCCCTCACCAGCCTCCGCGCCGGCGACCTCTCGGAACGCTGGTTCCGCTCCCGAGCCCtcgccaacctgcaggagctcaACATCGCCTACGAGCACCaaggctccgcctccgcgccaaCCGGGAAGATCGGCCATCCGCTGCCGCTCTCCGCGCTCCGCTCCGCCTCCACCCTCCTCGCTCTCAAGGTCAGCAACTGCGATTTCCCCGACGAGAACGCGCCGCCCATGACGAGTTTCCCTCTCCTCACGCGGCTCTCCTTGCACCACGTTTCCATCCCCGGGGATGTCTTCCACGGATTGCTCTCCGGCTGCCTAGCCTTGGAGAGCTTAACCATCTCGGAAGTTCGCTCTGCCGGTGCCCTTCGTGTTTGCGCGCCGGCTCTTAGGAGCATTGGCCTCCAACTTAGTTCTGTTAGAACGATGACAGAACTGGTCATCGAGGATGCTCCTTGCCTTCAAAGGTTACTGTTACCTTATTGTCGCGTAGATGATTGCTTAACTATCCGGGTGATTGAGGCACCTAAACTGGAGATATTGGGCATGTTCTCAGCGGACTCCTCCAATTTGCAGGTCTTCAAG GGATTGAGCCCAGCCAGCTCCACAAACTCGATACGCACCATCAAGTGTTTGGCCCTCCGGTGCTCTAACCAACGACTGAATGCAATTCTTGACGTCCTCAGGTGGCTCCCCTGTTTGGAGAAGCTCTATGTCTCT TTTCTTGACTTCCACCTGCGGCAGACTGATAAGCATGAGTATGACCCACTGCATCCAATCGAGTGCCTTCAGACCAATCTGAAAAAAGTGGTGTTGAAGTTGTACTCTGGCTATGAGCAGCAAGTTGACTTCGCCAGGTTCTTTGTGTTGAACGCGCAA GTGGAAAGCAGAGCTTCTCCAGATGCTCAGTTTGAATTCAGGGCTACTTGTTTTTATATAGATTACCATCTCAGCAAGCATATCCATGACTTGTCAGCGAGCGACCCCTTCAGACAGCCATAG
- the LOC124689331 gene encoding histone-lysine N-methyltransferase ATXR6-like has protein sequence MGPATQQRHRTRARRTATSKPRPAVDDDGGVRCEACGSGDDADELLLCDGCDRGVHIFCLRPILPRVPAGDWFCPSCTTTTKSGTVIQTKMPKQFPLIQTKIVDFFKIQRGPAVAEPTEGKKRKRKALVASKKKSRKLLPFTPSEDPARRLTQMASLATALTATGAVFSNDLTYVPGMAPRSANSAALEAGGMQVLPREDVETLSLCKRMMERGEWPPLLVVFDPVEGFTVEADRCIKDLTIITEYVGDVDYLRNREHDDGDSMMTLLSAAPPSKSLVVCPDKRSNIARYINGINNHTPEGRKKQNLKCVRYAVDGECRVLLVANRDISKGERLYYDYNGSEHEYPTHHFV, from the exons ATGGGCCCCGCCACGCAGCAGCGCCACCGCACCCGGGCTCGTCGGACAGCCACCAGCAAGCCCAGGCCGGCGgtggacgacgacggcggcgtcaGGTGCGAGGCGTGCGGGTCAGGAGACGACGCGGACGAGCTGCTGCTGTGCGACGGCTGCGACCGCGGCGTCcacatcttctgcctccgcccaaTCCTcccccgcgtccccgccggcgacTGGTTCTGTCCCtcctgcaccaccaccaccaaatccGGCACCGTCATCCAGACCAAGATGCCCAAAC AATTCCCTCTGATCCAGACGAAGATCGTTGACTTCTTCAAGATCCAGCGGGGCCCGGCCGTGGCCGAGCCGACGgaggggaagaagaggaagcggaAGGCGCTGGTGGCGTCCAAGAAAAAGAGCAGGAAGCTGCTGCCCTTCACCCCCAGCGAGGACCCCGCGCGGCGCCTCACGCAGATGGCGTCGCTCGCCACGGCGCTCACGGCCACCGGCGCCGTCTTCAGCAACGACCTCACCTACGTCCCCGGCATGGCGCCCCGCTCCGCCAACAGCGCCGCCCTCGAAGCGGGAGGGATGCAG GTGCTGCCGAGGGAGGACGTGGAGACCTTGAGTCTGTGCAAGAGGATGATGGAGCGAGGGGAGTGGCCTCCTCTCCTCGTCGTCTTCGATCCGGTGGAAGG GTTCACGGTGGAGGCAGACAGGTGCATCAAGGACCTGACCATCATTACCGAGTACGTCGGCGACGTGGACTACCTGCGAAACCGCGAGCACGATGACGGGGACAGCATGATGACGCTGCTCTCCGCCGCACCGCCATCCAAGAGCCTCGTCGTCTGCCCCGACAAGCGGAGCAACATCGCGCGGTACATCAACGGGATCAACAACCACACGCC GGAGGGCAGGAAGAAGCAGAACCTCAAGTGTGTGCGGTACGCCGTCGACGGCGAGTGCCGCGTGCTCCTGGTGGCCAACCGGGAcatctccaagggggagaggctcTACTATGATTACAATGGGTCTGAGCATGAGTACCCAACCCACCATTTTGTATGA